From the genome of Pseudomonas yamanorum, one region includes:
- a CDS encoding VOC family protein — MNSIAHYFLLYVDSPATSANLYSRLLDKPPVELGPTFALFILDNGVKLGLWSRHTVEPAAQATVGGSEVGFCVADIAAVDELHTRWVQLGMSIIQSPVEADFGYTFVAQDPDGHRLRVFTVNP, encoded by the coding sequence ATGAATAGCATTGCCCATTACTTTTTGTTGTACGTCGACAGCCCGGCCACCAGTGCCAACCTCTACAGCCGTTTGCTGGACAAGCCCCCGGTGGAACTGGGGCCGACGTTCGCGCTGTTCATTCTCGACAACGGGGTGAAACTCGGCCTGTGGTCGCGCCACACCGTGGAGCCTGCGGCCCAAGCCACGGTCGGCGGTAGCGAGGTGGGTTTCTGCGTCGCGGATATCGCAGCGGTCGACGAGCTGCACACGCGCTGGGTGCAACTCGGGATGAGCATCATCCAGTCACCGGTCGAGGCGGACTTCGGCTACACCTTTGTCGCCCAGGACCCCGACGGTCACCGCTTGCGGGTGTTCACCGTGAACCCGTGA
- the ligA gene encoding NAD-dependent DNA ligase LigA, with protein sequence MTAAHTRILELRAELDQHNYRYHVLDEPSIPDAEYDRLFHELKALEAEHPDLVTRDSPTQRVGSAALSAFTQVRHEIPMLSLGNAFDESTMLEFDRRVTEGLDLPVGDLFGGGAAVEYSCEPKLDGLAVSLLYQDGELVRGATRGDGTTGEDISVNVRTVRNIPLKLHGTGWPATLEVRGEVFMSKAGFERLNATQLEVGGKTFANPRNAAAGSLRQLDSKITASRPLEFCCYGVTTDISDTHIGNLQQLKKWGMPISHELKLAKGIQDCLDYYRDIGERRNALPYEIDGVVFKVNSIAYQRELGFRAREPRWAIAHKFPAMEELTELLDVEFQVGRTGAVTPVARLKPVKVAGVTVSNATLHNMDEVARLGLMIGDTVIIRRAGDVIPQVVSVVTERRPENARAVQIPESCPVCGSHVERTQLVKRSKGKETVSEGAVYRCVGRLACGAQLKQAIIHFVSRRAMDIDGLGDKTIEQLVDEKLIGSPADLYKLKYEQIIDLEGFADVSSKKLITAIENSKTPTLARFIYALGIPDVGEETAKVLARSLASLERVQQALPEVLTYLPDVGLEVAHEIHSFFEDSHNQDVIGALISKDECGLELQEQGELSAEFAASTTLGGLLDKLHVPSVGPGAAQKLADKFGSLEGVIKADWLDMRQALPEKQAKAVRDFFDIEENANRALAIEQQLKDFGMHWQSEKKVVEGLPEAGHTWVLTGSLELMSRDVAKEKLESLGAKVAGSVSAKTHCVVAGPGAGSKLAKASELGLKVLDEEAFVAFLAKHNITV encoded by the coding sequence ATGACCGCCGCCCACACCCGCATCCTCGAACTGCGCGCTGAACTGGATCAGCACAACTACCGTTACCACGTCCTCGACGAGCCGAGCATCCCGGACGCCGAGTACGACCGGCTGTTCCATGAGCTCAAGGCCCTGGAAGCCGAGCACCCGGACCTGGTAACCCGTGATTCACCGACGCAGCGGGTCGGCAGTGCGGCATTGTCGGCGTTCACTCAGGTGCGTCACGAAATCCCGATGCTCAGCCTCGGCAACGCCTTCGATGAAAGCACCATGCTTGAATTCGATCGCCGGGTCACTGAGGGCCTGGACTTGCCGGTGGGTGACCTGTTTGGCGGCGGCGCGGCGGTGGAATACAGCTGCGAGCCGAAGCTCGATGGCCTGGCGGTCAGCCTGCTGTATCAGGACGGTGAACTGGTGCGTGGCGCCACGCGAGGCGATGGCACCACCGGCGAAGACATCAGCGTCAACGTGCGCACCGTGCGCAATATTCCTTTGAAACTGCACGGCACCGGCTGGCCGGCGACCCTTGAAGTGCGCGGCGAAGTGTTCATGTCCAAGGCCGGCTTCGAGCGGCTGAACGCCACGCAGTTGGAGGTCGGTGGCAAGACCTTCGCCAACCCGCGCAACGCGGCTGCGGGCAGCCTGCGCCAGCTGGATTCGAAGATTACCGCCAGCCGTCCGCTGGAATTCTGCTGCTACGGCGTGACCACGGATATCAGCGACACCCACATTGGCAATCTGCAACAGCTGAAGAAATGGGGCATGCCCATCAGCCATGAGTTGAAACTGGCCAAAGGGATTCAGGATTGCCTCGATTACTACCGCGATATCGGTGAGCGACGGAATGCCTTGCCCTATGAAATCGACGGTGTGGTGTTCAAGGTCAACAGCATTGCCTACCAACGTGAACTGGGCTTCCGTGCCCGCGAACCGCGTTGGGCAATCGCCCACAAGTTCCCGGCGATGGAGGAACTGACCGAACTGCTGGACGTTGAGTTCCAGGTGGGTCGTACCGGCGCTGTGACGCCCGTGGCACGCTTGAAGCCGGTCAAGGTTGCGGGTGTGACCGTGTCCAACGCCACCTTGCACAACATGGACGAAGTGGCGCGCCTGGGCCTGATGATCGGCGACACTGTGATCATCCGCCGTGCCGGTGACGTGATTCCCCAGGTGGTGTCGGTGGTCACCGAGCGTCGCCCGGAAAACGCCCGCGCGGTGCAGATCCCCGAGAGCTGCCCGGTGTGCGGCTCTCACGTTGAGCGCACGCAACTGGTCAAGCGCAGCAAGGGCAAGGAAACCGTCAGCGAAGGCGCGGTATACCGTTGCGTTGGGCGCCTGGCCTGCGGTGCGCAACTCAAGCAGGCGATCATTCATTTCGTCTCGCGCCGGGCCATGGACATCGATGGCCTGGGCGACAAGACCATCGAGCAACTGGTGGACGAGAAACTGATCGGCTCGCCGGCTGACCTCTACAAGCTCAAGTACGAACAGATCATCGACCTGGAAGGCTTTGCCGATGTCTCCAGCAAGAAGCTGATCACCGCCATCGAAAACAGCAAGACGCCAACTCTTGCACGGTTTATCTACGCCCTCGGCATTCCCGATGTGGGCGAGGAGACCGCCAAAGTGCTGGCGCGCTCCCTGGCGTCCCTGGAGCGCGTGCAGCAGGCGTTGCCGGAAGTGCTGACGTACTTGCCGGATGTCGGTCTGGAAGTGGCCCACGAGATTCACAGTTTCTTTGAAGACAGCCATAACCAGGACGTGATCGGTGCCTTGATCTCCAAGGACGAGTGCGGACTGGAGTTGCAGGAGCAGGGTGAACTGAGCGCCGAGTTTGCGGCCAGCACCACGTTGGGCGGCTTGCTCGACAAACTGCACGTGCCGTCCGTAGGCCCAGGTGCTGCGCAGAAACTGGCGGACAAGTTTGGCTCCCTCGAAGGTGTGATCAAGGCCGACTGGCTCGACATGCGCCAGGCGTTGCCGGAGAAGCAGGCCAAGGCCGTCCGGGATTTCTTCGACATCGAAGAAAACGCCAATCGTGCGCTGGCCATCGAGCAACAGCTCAAGGACTTCGGCATGCATTGGCAGAGCGAGAAGAAGGTCGTCGAAGGCTTGCCCGAGGCGGGTCACACCTGGGTGCTCACCGGCTCCCTGGAACTGATGAGCCGCGATGTCGCCAAGGAAAAACTCGAAAGCCTTGGCGCCAAGGTGGCGGGCTCGGTGTCGGCGAAAACCCATTGCGTGGTGGCCGGGCCAGGTGCCGGTTCGAAGTTGGCCAAGGCCAGTGAGCTGGGCTTGAAAGTGCTGGATGAAGAAGCGTTCGTGGCATTTTTGGCCAAGCACAACATCACGGTCTGA
- a CDS encoding DUF2167 domain-containing protein — MNYFRLLLAAAALSLPVAPAIAAAKAAPVEAAAPAEAPETAEHFLGSLKQKTGTVTLPGGIATLKLNDEFYYLDPTDTERLLTDGWGNPPGFKTLGMIVPKSVSPLTERGWGVIVSYKADGHISDEDAAKIDYTELLKQMQEEDVEDNKERQKQGYAGLHLLGWAEPPHYDDTTHKMYWARELKADDAKQTTLNYSIRVLGREGVLELNAVAAMADLATIKQELPKVLAFTNFTDGNLYTDFNPKTDKLATYGLAALVAGGIAAKAGLFAKIGIFLLAAKKFLVVGVVALFAVIRKLFNRNKA, encoded by the coding sequence ATGAATTACTTCCGCCTGTTGCTGGCGGCGGCCGCCCTGAGCCTGCCTGTCGCCCCCGCCATTGCTGCCGCCAAGGCGGCCCCCGTTGAAGCCGCTGCACCCGCCGAAGCGCCCGAAACCGCCGAGCACTTTCTGGGCTCTCTCAAACAGAAGACCGGCACCGTCACCCTGCCCGGCGGCATTGCAACTCTCAAGCTGAACGACGAGTTCTACTACCTCGACCCCACAGACACCGAGCGCCTGCTGACCGATGGCTGGGGCAACCCACCGGGCTTCAAGACCTTGGGCATGATCGTGCCGAAATCCGTCAGCCCGCTGACGGAGCGCGGTTGGGGGGTGATCGTCAGCTACAAGGCCGACGGGCACATTTCTGACGAAGACGCCGCGAAAATCGACTACACCGAACTGCTCAAGCAAATGCAGGAAGAAGACGTCGAAGACAACAAGGAGCGCCAGAAACAAGGGTACGCCGGCCTGCACCTGCTGGGCTGGGCCGAGCCACCGCACTACGACGACACCACCCACAAGATGTACTGGGCCCGAGAGCTGAAAGCCGACGACGCCAAGCAGACCACCCTCAACTACAGCATCCGCGTGCTGGGCCGTGAAGGCGTGCTGGAACTCAACGCCGTCGCCGCCATGGCCGACCTGGCCACCATCAAGCAGGAGTTGCCCAAGGTTCTGGCCTTTACCAACTTCACCGATGGCAACCTGTACACCGACTTCAACCCGAAGACCGACAAACTCGCGACCTACGGCCTTGCCGCACTGGTTGCCGGCGGGATCGCGGCCAAGGCCGGGCTGTTCGCCAAGATCGGCATCTTCCTGCTGGCGGCGAAGAAATTCCTGGTGGTGGGCGTCGTCGCGCTGTTTGCCGTTATCCGCAAGCTGTTCAACCGTAACAAGGCCTGA
- a CDS encoding LysR family transcriptional regulator — translation MELAQLKMVKAVAQTGSVAQAALQLHCVPSNITTRIKQLESELGTPLFIRAGRGLAISAAGEVFLDYCERILALVEESKRAVDSNAIPRGKLRIGAVESSASGRLPPLLAEYHRRYPQVELELVTGAWAQLLDDLQHHRIDAALVAAGGKRPKLEQSVVYSERLVLITSASSAPIEDARDLAGRTLLVWPPGCPYRAALENWLKPHDIKPAIASYASWGTIIGCVSAGIGVALAPEGILARYEQANQLTSYRFDELAAVDNLLFWHKDTQRHLARDAFAGLLRETFG, via the coding sequence ATGGAACTGGCCCAACTGAAAATGGTGAAAGCCGTGGCGCAAACCGGCAGCGTGGCCCAGGCCGCCCTGCAACTGCACTGCGTGCCGTCCAACATCACCACGCGCATCAAGCAACTGGAAAGCGAGTTGGGTACCCCGCTGTTCATTCGTGCCGGGCGCGGGTTGGCGATCAGTGCCGCCGGCGAAGTGTTTCTCGACTACTGCGAGCGCATCCTGGCGCTGGTGGAAGAGTCCAAGCGCGCCGTCGACAGCAACGCGATTCCCCGCGGCAAGCTGCGCATCGGCGCAGTGGAATCCAGTGCCAGTGGCCGCCTGCCGCCGTTGTTGGCTGAATACCATCGGCGCTATCCACAGGTGGAATTGGAACTGGTGACCGGCGCCTGGGCGCAGTTACTCGATGACTTGCAACATCACCGCATCGATGCGGCGCTGGTGGCCGCCGGCGGCAAACGCCCGAAGCTCGAACAAAGCGTGGTCTACAGCGAGCGCCTGGTGCTGATCACCAGCGCCTCCAGCGCGCCCATTGAGGACGCGCGCGACTTGGCCGGCCGCACCTTGCTGGTCTGGCCGCCCGGCTGCCCGTACCGCGCCGCCTTGGAAAACTGGCTCAAGCCCCACGACATCAAGCCCGCCATCGCCAGCTACGCCAGCTGGGGCACGATCATTGGCTGCGTCAGCGCGGGGATTGGCGTGGCACTGGCGCCAGAAGGCATCCTGGCGCGCTACGAGCAGGCCAACCAATTAACGTCCTACCGCTTCGACGAATTGGCTGCGGTGGATAACCTGCTGTTCTGGCACAAAGACACCCAACGCCACCTGGCGCGGGATGCCTTTGCGGGGCTGCTGCGGGAGACATTCGGCTAA
- a CDS encoding SH3 domain-containing protein has protein sequence MPFKRCLSRLLVASFVCVAAGSPAFAATLHSGKYEGLMLAVTPEHQVEGFYAEEMGEGVTRTCTFFLQGKVDGAKASVSTWLDAAYPGTVAASSDGVTLTVEKGREHPGCISVLMPEIATGLDLTQTAAKKWIGLVTVSADKAFLQKTPDAKASHRAYVVKDDVVAVLAFKDGWAQVEYINGEGRSSKGWISQDQYARLAPKG, from the coding sequence ATGCCGTTCAAACGTTGCCTGTCCCGATTGTTGGTTGCCTCTTTCGTGTGTGTTGCGGCGGGATCGCCGGCCTTTGCCGCTACGTTGCATTCTGGCAAGTACGAAGGGCTGATGCTGGCCGTGACGCCTGAGCATCAGGTAGAAGGTTTTTATGCTGAGGAGATGGGCGAGGGCGTGACTCGCACGTGTACGTTCTTCCTGCAGGGCAAGGTCGACGGCGCGAAGGCGTCGGTGTCCACGTGGCTGGATGCGGCCTATCCGGGAACCGTTGCGGCTTCCTCGGACGGCGTGACGTTGACGGTGGAGAAGGGTCGCGAACATCCCGGCTGCATCAGCGTGCTGATGCCGGAAATAGCCACCGGCCTGGACCTGACCCAGACGGCTGCCAAGAAGTGGATTGGCCTGGTGACCGTTTCGGCCGACAAGGCTTTCCTGCAGAAGACCCCGGACGCCAAGGCCAGTCACCGTGCCTACGTGGTCAAGGACGATGTGGTCGCGGTGCTGGCCTTCAAGGATGGCTGGGCCCAGGTCGAGTACATCAATGGCGAAGGCCGCTCTTCCAAGGGCTGGATCAGCCAGGACCAGTACGCCAGGCTGGCCCCTAAAGGCTGA
- a CDS encoding zinc-binding metallopeptidase family protein — protein MYRFFEQLSSRIAAPFMAETSRNSKVWQCRCGQSLFFRNSQCLACSALLGYQPEQSRLSSLQPGPYADTWLLDADPQAGAFRRCANLDTPAACNWLLPADNGQTLCVACSLNRTIPDLSIPENPERWRKVETAKRRLVAQLISLGLQVIPKTVDEDTGLAFDFVGIDLEGNAPTTGHANGLVTLDIKEADDAHREKIRVQMREPYRTLLGHFRHEVGHYYWDRLIANSHWLEPFRTLFGDDRASYADALDQHYQNGPRPDWQQTCVSAYATMHPWEDWAETWAHYLHMMDAVDTALGFGMSAREMDLDYQPFPLSTLYDPEHPGGTAFLSFVNAWIELAGMLNELSRSMGQPDFYPFVLPPAVIAKLHFIHLVIQQEGGRADEVLQAQ, from the coding sequence ATGTACCGCTTCTTCGAGCAACTCAGTTCGCGTATTGCCGCACCGTTCATGGCCGAGACCTCGCGCAACAGCAAGGTCTGGCAGTGTCGCTGTGGGCAGTCCCTGTTCTTTCGCAACAGCCAGTGCCTGGCCTGTTCGGCGCTGCTGGGCTACCAGCCCGAGCAGAGTCGCCTGTCATCCCTGCAGCCCGGCCCGTACGCCGATACCTGGCTGCTGGACGCCGACCCTCAAGCCGGTGCCTTTCGCCGCTGCGCCAACCTCGACACGCCGGCCGCCTGCAACTGGTTGCTGCCCGCCGACAATGGCCAGACCTTGTGCGTGGCCTGCAGCCTGAATCGCACCATTCCTGATCTGTCGATCCCTGAAAACCCCGAACGCTGGCGCAAGGTCGAGACCGCCAAGCGCCGCCTGGTGGCGCAACTCATCAGCCTGGGCTTGCAGGTCATTCCCAAGACCGTCGATGAAGACACTGGCCTGGCCTTCGATTTCGTCGGCATCGACCTGGAAGGCAACGCGCCCACCACCGGCCACGCCAATGGCCTGGTCACCCTTGATATCAAAGAAGCCGACGACGCCCACCGGGAAAAAATCCGTGTGCAGATGCGCGAGCCTTACCGCACCTTGCTCGGCCATTTTCGTCATGAGGTCGGCCACTACTACTGGGACCGCCTGATCGCCAACAGCCACTGGCTGGAACCGTTCCGCACGCTGTTCGGCGACGACCGCGCCAGCTACGCTGATGCCCTCGACCAGCACTACCAGAACGGCCCGCGCCCGGACTGGCAGCAAACCTGCGTCAGTGCCTACGCCACCATGCACCCGTGGGAAGACTGGGCGGAAACCTGGGCGCATTACCTGCACATGATGGACGCCGTCGACACCGCGCTGGGATTCGGCATGAGTGCTCGGGAGATGGACCTGGATTACCAGCCGTTCCCCCTGAGCACCCTCTATGACCCTGAACATCCCGGTGGCACGGCGTTCTTGTCATTCGTCAACGCATGGATCGAACTGGCCGGCATGCTCAACGAACTGTCCCGCAGCATGGGCCAGCCGGATTTCTATCCGTTCGTCCTGCCGCCGGCGGTGATTGCCAAGCTGCACTTCATTCACCTGGTGATCCAGCAAGAGGGCGGCAGGGCGGACGAGGTGTTGCAGGCCCAGTAG
- the zipA gene encoding cell division protein ZipA: MEIGLREWLIVIGIIVIAGILFDGWRRMRGGKGKLKFRLDRNLSNLPDDDGSAELLGPPRVLDNHKEPHLDEHDLPSMSAPVREAREPKRGKRSAASEPSQGDLNLDLEEGPSFSSRDGDFPDETPVKNAHKESVKDQPAAEEVLVISVICRDAAGFKGPALLQNILESGLRFGEMDIFHRHESMAGNGEVLFSMANAVKPGIFDLDDIDHFSTPAVSFFLGLPGPRHPKQAFDVMVAAARKLSQELNGELKDDQRSVLTAQTIEHYRQRIVEFERRALTQKR; the protein is encoded by the coding sequence ATGGAAATCGGTCTGCGCGAGTGGCTGATCGTCATCGGCATTATTGTCATTGCCGGTATTCTTTTTGATGGCTGGCGCCGGATGCGTGGCGGCAAGGGCAAGTTGAAATTTCGCCTGGACCGCAACCTGTCCAATTTGCCGGACGACGACGGCAGCGCCGAGCTGCTGGGGCCACCACGTGTCCTGGATAACCATAAAGAGCCGCACCTGGACGAGCACGACCTGCCGTCGATGAGCGCACCCGTGCGTGAAGCCCGTGAACCCAAGCGCGGCAAGCGCAGTGCGGCCAGCGAGCCATCCCAGGGTGACCTGAACCTGGACCTGGAAGAAGGTCCGAGCTTCAGCAGCCGTGACGGTGACTTCCCGGATGAAACCCCGGTCAAGAACGCCCATAAAGAATCCGTCAAGGATCAACCGGCTGCCGAAGAGGTGCTGGTGATCAGCGTGATCTGCCGCGACGCCGCCGGCTTCAAGGGCCCGGCCTTGCTGCAAAACATTCTGGAAAGCGGCCTGCGTTTTGGCGAGATGGATATTTTCCACCGCCACGAAAGCATGGCCGGTAACGGCGAAGTCCTGTTCTCTATGGCCAACGCGGTCAAGCCGGGCATCTTTGATCTGGACGACATCGACCATTTCAGCACTCCGGCCGTGAGCTTCTTCCTCGGTTTGCCAGGCCCGCGTCACCCGAAACAAGCCTTCGACGTGATGGTGGCCGCTGCCCGCAAGCTGTCCCAGGAACTCAACGGCGAGCTCAAGGACGACCAACGCAGCGTCCTGACCGCCCAGACCATCGAGCATTACCGTCAGCGCATCGTCGAGTTCGAGCGTCGTGCCCTGACACAGAAGCGCTAA
- a CDS encoding DMT family transporter produces the protein MNAPSPVKLTLVTASVILCWAYSPIGVHMALHSYSPGQLALGRFLIASVLMAGVALTAKIERPRLRDLPWLLVLGFFGIFLHHLTINFGQQFVTASASSVLAQSVPLFTVLVAFFGLKERVTGWRWGCVLLGLSGVLVVIWGEHGLGKIDPRGLMILVAALSWSLYFTLQKHYSRRYSPLTTVCYTVWSGTLLLCVYLPGLPAVVAQSSTQANWAVLLLGVFPSAMAYLAWAYVLRHVEVSRASVALYLVPPVAMVMAATLLGEQVSMRVVLGGLIVLASVGAISLEGRWRRKPSRVHGEHPQAVTVGVLGDKGVAEVRLDR, from the coding sequence ATGAATGCCCCGTCACCCGTAAAGCTTACGCTAGTCACTGCCAGCGTCATCCTCTGTTGGGCGTATTCGCCGATTGGTGTGCACATGGCCTTGCACAGTTACAGTCCGGGCCAATTGGCCTTGGGGCGGTTTCTGATTGCTTCGGTGTTGATGGCTGGAGTCGCGCTGACGGCGAAGATCGAGCGCCCACGGCTGCGGGACCTGCCGTGGCTGCTGGTGCTGGGGTTCTTCGGGATTTTCCTGCACCACCTCACCATCAATTTCGGCCAGCAATTTGTCACGGCTTCCGCGTCCAGTGTGCTGGCGCAGTCCGTCCCGCTGTTTACGGTGCTGGTGGCGTTTTTCGGCTTGAAGGAGCGGGTGACCGGCTGGCGCTGGGGTTGCGTGTTGCTGGGTTTGAGCGGGGTGCTGGTAGTGATCTGGGGCGAGCATGGCCTCGGCAAGATTGATCCCCGTGGCTTGATGATCCTGGTGGCGGCGCTGTCATGGAGCCTTTACTTCACCCTCCAGAAACACTATTCCCGGCGCTACAGCCCGCTGACCACGGTGTGCTACACGGTGTGGTCGGGCACCTTGCTGCTGTGTGTCTATTTGCCGGGTTTGCCGGCGGTGGTGGCGCAATCATCAACCCAGGCCAATTGGGCGGTGTTGTTGCTCGGCGTGTTCCCCAGCGCCATGGCCTACCTGGCCTGGGCCTATGTGTTGCGGCATGTCGAGGTCAGCCGCGCTTCAGTGGCGTTGTACCTGGTGCCGCCGGTGGCAATGGTGATGGCTGCCACGCTGCTGGGCGAGCAGGTTTCGATGCGGGTCGTGCTGGGTGGCCTGATCGTGCTGGCCAGTGTCGGCGCCATCAGCCTGGAAGGACGCTGGCGCCGCAAGCCGTCACGGGTTCACGGTGAACACCCGCAAGCGGTGACCGTCGGGGTCCTGGGCGACAAAGGTGTAGCCGAAGTCCGCCTCGACCGGTGA
- a CDS encoding N-acetylmuramidase family protein, with translation MKSLQGLPTLISASVGAPGKARNLPADVQCIQYLFNLITPKLGFPLAENGKCDGQLVQCISQYQFRYLKYAHPDGVIDPTGRTFNSLIEEAVKVPVKSNPALRIPTFLNVFGNTSSDMVQATVNHYLDRMRAMIEAERRNRQMMLQATCDGGTTLTDTDFQNAATQLGSGISVNIIKAFATVESGGRSGFGPAKLPVIAFEGHHFRKYTHQKYDQTHPLLSYPYVQKAGPQWKANNKDQTKAWETMATAFALDQEAALKSASWGMFQIMGSNFTACGYKTVFEFVVAMKINAGHQLKAFLGFCSQSPALVKAMKNKDYAAMALNYNGKDYGDYDHRIKKAYEALEGKK, from the coding sequence ATGAAAAGCCTGCAAGGGTTGCCCACGCTTATCAGCGCTTCCGTCGGTGCCCCCGGCAAAGCCCGCAACTTGCCCGCCGACGTTCAGTGCATCCAGTATTTGTTCAACTTGATCACTCCCAAGTTGGGTTTCCCCTTGGCCGAAAACGGCAAGTGCGACGGCCAGTTGGTGCAGTGCATCAGCCAGTATCAGTTCCGCTATCTCAAGTACGCCCATCCCGATGGGGTGATCGACCCCACCGGGCGTACCTTCAATAGCCTGATCGAAGAGGCGGTGAAGGTGCCGGTCAAGTCGAATCCGGCCCTGCGCATTCCGACCTTCCTGAATGTGTTCGGCAACACCAGTTCCGATATGGTCCAGGCGACGGTCAACCATTACCTTGACCGCATGCGGGCGATGATCGAGGCCGAGCGGCGCAACCGGCAGATGATGCTCCAGGCCACGTGCGACGGCGGTACGACGCTGACGGACACCGACTTCCAGAACGCCGCCACACAGTTAGGCAGCGGAATTTCGGTCAATATCATCAAGGCGTTTGCCACGGTGGAGTCGGGCGGGCGCTCCGGGTTCGGGCCGGCCAAGTTGCCGGTGATCGCTTTTGAAGGGCATCACTTTCGCAAGTACACCCACCAGAAATACGATCAGACCCACCCGCTGTTGTCGTACCCCTACGTGCAAAAAGCCGGCCCCCAGTGGAAGGCCAACAACAAGGACCAGACCAAAGCCTGGGAAACCATGGCCACGGCCTTTGCGCTGGATCAGGAAGCGGCCTTGAAGTCGGCCTCCTGGGGTATGTTTCAGATAATGGGCTCCAACTTCACGGCATGTGGTTATAAAACGGTGTTTGAGTTTGTCGTGGCCATGAAGATAAACGCCGGGCATCAACTCAAGGCCTTCCTCGGTTTTTGCAGCCAGAGTCCTGCTTTGGTCAAGGCCATGAAGAACAAGGATTACGCCGCCATGGCGCTGAACTATAACGGCAAGGATTATGGCGATTATGACCATCGAATCAAAAAAGCCTACGAAGCACTTGAAGGGAAAAAATAG